cattttagaataggtgaaaataacacacttATACAGCATTCAAAAAagactgcatggtttttgcccagaactgcatgtgattattataaagtgggcatgtctgtaaaggggagactcgtgggtacccatagaacccattttcattcacataacctgaggtcagaggtcaagggacccctctgaaaatcaccaagctagtttttcctcgcccaaatttagcataaatttcGAGTATTATCGAGTCTCCTTCCCAACAAGGTAACAttacatggttgataccaatggattcatagtttcatattataccagtaccttcactttAGCTCTGAAACTGAGCCTACTACAGCCTATGAAAGACGGTAAAGTCGGTCATGATTGCCGGCGATCCCGTGGGTCTCAGAAGGTTAAGTAAAATGGCATCAGAGTCTGATTATTAGGCTAAAAATCGTACTCGTTGCCTCTATAATTTCCCCCGAGAACTTGTAGCTGTGCCTCCGCTGAAGTTACACACCctgatgaaaataaatgtttaaattgaCATAGATGAGATTTTTCAAGAAAATATAAGCTCTTCCCTTTCTTACCACTATGTGAACAGGCGGCAGGCCTCTCAGCATGTCGTCAGGAGCCAGCAGGGGCGACACAAACGGGTTCCTGATTATGGGGCAGGACGTTGGGCGAACAAAAGCCAGGATCTTGGAGCGCAGGGGCTCAAAGCCTTCTGGGTAATCCACGTTACTTTCACAGTTTTGCGTGGCGCCGTGAGTCGCGTTGCTTTCAGACCTCCACGGCGAGGATGACAGCGAGCGTGCTCCACCTGTAGTCCGCATGGGGTCCAGAAAGGACTGGATCCAGTTGGAGGCTCCCTGGGTGAGATCACCGAGCAGCGCAGCGGTGTCTCTGCCCAGAGCGCCCAGGCTGCCGTTTCCCACTGCACGCTCAACCGTCTGACAGTCCGTACCTGGGAGGGAGATGATGGGACGTAAGCGGATGTGtcagagaaacagacaaaaaGACACCAGAGAATTTCTTTGTGTAATGACAGCCTTAGTATTTATACGAAGGCTTTTTGGCCCTGTGGTCAAGGCTTTTCAATTTTGTCCTCAAATATCATTGATCATAATTTCTTATTTAATATGTTCAAATAACCACGTGGAACTAGTCAATATGTGCGGGTCGCATCAGGCACTGCTGGATAATACAGAGCATTTAAACCAATTATAGTAAtcagtctacacacacacagatttatcTGCAAATGTAAAACCACAATCCTGTTTACTTTCAATGGGAAACAAAGCCTTCTCTCATACAGAGATCAGCTCTCTGGCATAGGATCTCCAACACCTGAGACGTGAGGATTAATCAAGTTTAAAAAGATATGAAGGCAATATGATAAAATCTGCTTCTCTTTTCTACATAGTTTAAGGTCACATAGCAACAATGAGTCACTACTCAGACTACTGGTTTGAGTCTCTCTATTCCAGGAAGAGAAAATGAACTGTTTATGTATTCAGCATTACACTGTTGGAGGATTCAGATAGCTCAGCGACAGACTCTCCAGAGGCTTTCAGTGTTTACAGTTGCAATGAGTAATATCAGGCTGACCAGCCAAACCAGTAAGCCAACTAGGTGGTGCCACAGTGGTGAGGATTAAGCCAAGTCAGACCATGGGTTGATACAgactttatatgtagagcaggagTGATTGTTGGTTTGACAGTGTACATGACAGCAGGTGTTTAATCATTATCATCTTCCTTTCCTCCCACGTTATCCGGTTTACACATAAATCCCTCTGAGATTCTGTTTTCTGTTCCAACAGCGCCGGAAAGTGCTCTCAAGTTAAATGAGGCGTGAAACAGCACACGGCTAATGCTGTGCACGCACCCACCCACATACCTGCATAGGCATTGATGCACTTTGTGAGAACACCAAGAGGCAACAGCGGGTCGATGAGCGTGAGCAGGCGGGACGGCGAGGCGTCAGTGGTGAGCAAGGTGGCGGGGTAGGCGGCCATGATGCCGTCGGCGACCCGGATGCCGGAGGACATGGCCTTCATGGACACGGTGATGCAGAGGTTTCCTCCAGCGCTGTCACCTGCCAGACAAACGCGCTCCGCTGTGGAgcctgagacacacacagacacaacatgTAAATAATGATGATCATTTAAATCATATTAATAAAGAACAAGGATTTTATAACAGGCTGTTTCATAGATGTCACTTTGGGCATTTGTGATGGGaatctttctgacattttatagaaaaatcaataactgaaaacatcatttaactagggctgttaatcgattcaaatatttaattgtgattcgtcgcaaattaatcacacattttttatctgttaaaaatgaaccttaaatggagatttatcaagtatttaattctcttatcaacatgtgagtgggcaaatatgtttgctttatgcaaatgtatgtatatatttgttaatagaaatcaattaacaacacaaaacaatgatagatattgtccagaaaccctcacaggttgccaacatggcaaactgcagcccaacaggcaacaacagctgtcagtgtgtcagtgtgctgacttgactatgacttgccccaaactgcatgtgattatcataaagtgggcatgtctgtaaaggggagactcgtgggtacccatagaacccatttacattcacatatcttgaggtcagaggtcaagggacccctttgaaaatggccatacctgCTTTTCCTCACCAAACTTTAGCGTAAGTATGgaacattatttaacctccatcgcatgacatggttggtaccaatggattcattaggttttctagtttcatatgataccagtatcttcattctagctttaaaactgagatcgctacgacctaaaaatcacatgttgcgttgcgttattattgcgttaactttgacagccttatatTTAACAGAtacttataataaaaataagcatTAGTTACAGCCCTGATACCATTACATCTTTAATCCTGTCATAATCGGTTTTATAGTGtaccatatactgtatcttTATATTTTTCCACCTTTTCTGCATGTGAGCGGGCACACTTGACACTTTCCATGATCTGATAATATACAGATAACAAATCACGTGCCATGTTCTGTAACTGTGCTGCCCCTCCTCCCGTGGAGCCAACCAGTAGCGTCACATATGAAATTGGAACACTATGTACATGTGCTATCTacatctgtgtctgtgtttacacATTCTCTATTGCTTTCTGTACAAATACAGCCGTCTGTAGAGCTGATTGTGTGAATACATGTGTGGCACagacatttgcattttaaatccacacattttgttatatttataaatactCATTTGCATATATTCAAAACAGATTTTCCTCTCATATCAGGGCcgttgtatatgtatatgtgtaatAACTGTAAGTAACTGCTGTGGTTTACTATTCTTTCATATTTCACTCTACTAATATTCTAACTGCCTTTTTCCTTGTGTTGAGTTCTCTCACTTCTGGGTTTCTTTACACTTTTCTATCTTAGGTTtcttatcttttaaaaaaagtaaaaaataataataatagttaaaCAGTAACTTTCTAAAAggcaaataacaaataaaagaacTGAAATcttgaacacaaaaaaaaattcctacagtaataaatatacagttaGTCCCCAAATATTCACATATTAATCTgttaaaataaaagacatgaattCTCCCTATTGGTTTACTGTAGCTCTGCGTTGTCTGTCTTAGTAGGACGTACGTGGCACACATACCTAGCAGATGACAGTTCTTCAGAGCCCAGCAGTAGGCGTAGAAACATTCCTCCAGAGCTCTGGGAAAGGGCGCTTCGGGTGACAGAGAGTAGTCCACGGAGAGGATAGGTACGCTCAGCTCCTTCGACCAAGTCCGCAGATAATTCTGATTTATgaggggatggacagagagcaGAATAAACACGATTAATTTAAGTGtacttaataaataatttatgaaACACTTATAGGATTGAAAGATCTAGtgctaaatatttaatattatattatattattataaggaGATTAAGAGTATAAGTAGTAGTATTAACCCTATGATGACTTTTGCAAATATCTACTACAAATGAAGCTACAGTTAACACCAGCGTTGTGTACCTCATGGGATCTGGAAGTCTGGGCCACGAAGCCCCCTCCATGGAAGTGGATGAGCAGCCAGGGGGAGCGAGGCTGCTTCTGAACCCAGGGGAGGTGGGACGTGGTGACGGGGGGAGGAGTGTCTCGAGAATAAGCTAGCAGCTCTTCACTCTCCTATAAAGTTGGGGAGAAGTCATAAGGTAATTAATGATAAAGGACACGAAgcaacaaaacatttcatgcTCTTCACACAATTAAGAGAACTAGTTCTTGGTCTCtagtattgctgcttgcagttTTCTCGAGAGCCGCTCATCCAAACACCTTCACACTCAACACTGCAATGTCGAGAAACTAAAAGTAcagaaatacatacatacatatatacagagactcTTTCCATTTTAGCTAGATGACATAATGAAATTTTTCCCACCTTGACTAACATATTTTCTATGTCATTGCCTTTagcttgcattctttctaatagccagcagggggcgactcctctggttgcagaaagaagtcagattgtatagaagtctatgagaaaatgagctcacttctcacttgatttattacctcagtaaacgttGTAAAATCAcagggtgacgtcacggtgacatGCACTTCTTATAAAGAGTCTGTGGGCATAATGTACCACCACTTTATATTaaattccccccaaaaaatgttGTATCAGAAATACAATACTTCTTCCATTTCCCCCCTcgtataaaataaaacatttttatctcTCTTACTTGTTTCTCATTGGTTTACATTTTACAATAATTATGTCCAAATGCAGCATACACTTTCAAATGATATGTCATGGGTACTTACCTTGTGTTGTAGTAAATACACACATTGGTAATATATCGATTGGGGTCTGCTTGTACATTCATGTGTACACTATTATGCATTACACTGTATCTCTCATGCAACTGATTAGCTGATTGATTGGGCTTTCACATTTTAGCCATTGGGCTAAACTGTGGagttttttagactttttctaacgaatgcaaaaatgcaaaatgcgaaacttcaccaaagttgaactccacATGAATGTAAAGATGTGAATTTGCTTTGCCACCAGAAGCGAATGTTTTTCCGCCCCATTGCTTGCATAGAAGGGTAGTGAATGGGAAGCGAACGTTAATGTCATGCATGTGTGCCTTTAAAGGGAGATCCCTTTGTCAAAATCGGATCATATATAAGCAGATTGTATCACATGGCGGACAAAAGGAGACAGAAAATTCACGTACAAACTTCTGACACTTGATCAAAGATCACATTTTTTAGGACAATTTGTAATCATTAGATGCTCCATCTAAAACTATGTCTGGTCCAGATTTGTATTCCTGTACACGTTCCTCACCACATCCCCGTATTAGACCTGTGGAGCCTCACCTGTCCTTCTCGAAGCTCACAGGAGATGAGACGCATGTGGACCGGCCCGGGGCCCCAGTGGGCTATCGGAGGAGACACGGTGGCCGTTAGACTGGGGTCTGAGGCCAGTGGGAGGCGCAGAGTGACAGGAGGAACAGTCAGGGTGAAGTTCACCTGCACTGGGGTCGAGGCTATTCTGCTGAAGCCCTGGACAGAGGGAGACATGCAGGGTGGTTGACcagttaaaacattaaagaggaTTTCAGCTAATTTGAGAGTCAGAGGAAGAATATTTGACCCTGCCTACTGCTAAAAGGCCGGACTCTGTGAGGTTCCAGAAGGACTTCCAGAACTGCATGTCCAGGTTCTGGGTAATGCGTTCAAACTCGGCGCCCCGCAGCTCTGGATCGATGACGTACTTCCCTGATGTGAGGAGGGAAAGGGCTGCCAAACCTGGAAAAGGAGGGATGAATTTAAGCATGAACACATCTGAAAAGGCCACAACACGACCTTCCATCAATACcatggaaaaaaacagagaataaaaaaaagactaaccCAAACCAGACTGCTGTTTACCATACGTCTCTCCGTATGTAACCATGCTTATGACAACAGTCTGGAGGAACGGACGTAGAGTTGGCGAGAACTGTGGAAAGAGACAATGGACCGTTAATAATAAGAGCTTTGGTTTCAAATAATTAGAACAAGTgacacacactttttcattCTTAAAATACTATATTAATAAGATACTCATTTCTACAAAAATAGAATATTAAACTGGTTATCTGATGTTACATATTCAGAGAGCGATCAGAACACTCAACAGGCTTGTATCCAAGttatttgaattacattttggtgagaaaacTAACTTTAACGTGCT
This Sebastes fasciatus isolate fSebFas1 chromosome 17, fSebFas1.pri, whole genome shotgun sequence DNA region includes the following protein-coding sequences:
- the lipea gene encoding lipase, hormone-sensitive a isoform X4, translated to MQVDMDYKVVFAALETVCEDNISFLCGSDLPYGAVAKRLVTCMRQIQEHGRALEPVVGSFTTVFHHYDLDAETPGNGYRTLVKVLLSCLMHIIHKGRYIASNYNSAFFRADHNASEMEAYCSALCQLRALVHLAQQLINENECGQLYSLQDGDLSGRFVQEYSSMHKACFYGRCLGFQFSPTLRPFLQTVVISMVTYGETYGKQQSGLGLAALSLLTSGKYVIDPELRGAEFERITQNLDMQFWKSFWNLTESGLLAGFSRIASTPVQVNFTLTVPPVTLRLPLASDPSLTATVSPPIAHWGPGPVHMRLISCELREGQESEELLAYSRDTPPPVTTSHLPWVQKQPRSPWLLIHFHGGGFVAQTSRSHENYLRTWSKELSVPILSVDYSLSPEAPFPRALEECFYAYCWALKNCHLLGSTAERVCLAGDSAGGNLCITVSMKAMSSGIRVADGIMAAYPATLLTTDASPSRLLTLIDPLLPLGVLTKCINAYAGTDCQTVERAVGNGSLGALGRDTAALLGDLTQGASNWIQSFLDPMRTTGGARSLSSSPWRSESNATHGATQNCESNVDYPEGFEPLRSKILAFVRPTSCPIIRNPFVSPLLAPDDMLRGLPPVHIVASALDALLDDSVMFAKKLRGMGQPVSLTVVEDLPHGFLALTQLAKETDVAATICVDEMRKIFQEENPALRKRPKMEETSQSVDPSG
- the lipea gene encoding lipase, hormone-sensitive a isoform X3: MQVASDMDYKVVFAALETVCEDNISFLCGSDLPYGAVAKRLVTCMRQIQEHGRALEPVVGSFTTVFHHYDLDAETPGNGYRTLVKVLLSCLMHIIHKGRYIASNYNSAFFRADHNASEMEAYCSALCQLRALVHLAQQLINENECGQLYSLQDGDLSGRFVQEYSSMHKACFYGRCLGFQFSPTLRPFLQTVVISMVTYGETYGKQQSGLGLAALSLLTSGKYVIDPELRGAEFERITQNLDMQFWKSFWNLTESGLLAGFSRIASTPVQVNFTLTVPPVTLRLPLASDPSLTATVSPPIAHWGPGPVHMRLISCELREGQESEELLAYSRDTPPPVTTSHLPWVQKQPRSPWLLIHFHGGGFVAQTSRSHENYLRTWSKELSVPILSVDYSLSPEAPFPRALEECFYAYCWALKNCHLLGSTAERVCLAGDSAGGNLCITVSMKAMSSGIRVADGIMAAYPATLLTTDASPSRLLTLIDPLLPLGVLTKCINAYAGTDCQTVERAVGNGSLGALGRDTAALLGDLTQGASNWIQSFLDPMRTTGGARSLSSSPWRSESNATHGATQNCESNVDYPEGFEPLRSKILAFVRPTSCPIIRNPFVSPLLAPDDMLRGLPPVHIVASALDALLDDSVMFAKKLRGMGQPVSLTVVEDLPHGFLALTQLAKETDVAATICVDEMRKIFQEENPALRKRPKMEETSQSVDPSG
- the lipea gene encoding lipase, hormone-sensitive a isoform X1, which translates into the protein MDYKVVFAALETVCEDNISFLCGSDLPYGAVAKRLVTCMRQIQEHGRALEPVVGSFTTVFHHYDLDAETPGNGYRTLVKVLLSCLMHIIHKGRYIASNYNSAFFRADHNASEMEAYCSALCQLRALVHLAQQLINENECGQLYSLQDGDLSGRFVQEYSSMHKACFYGRCLGFQFSPTLRPFLQTVVISMVTYGETYGKQQSGLGLAALSLLTSGKYVIDPELRGAEFERITQNLDMQFWKSFWNLTESGLLAGFSRIASTPVQVNFTLTVPPVTLRLPLASDPSLTATVSPPIAHWGPGPVHMRLISCELREGQESEELLAYSRDTPPPVTTSHLPWVQKQPRSPWLLIHFHGGGFVAQTSRSHENYLRTWSKELSVPILSVDYSLSPEAPFPRALEECFYAYCWALKNCHLLGSTAERVCLAGDSAGGNLCITVSMKAMSSGIRVADGIMAAYPATLLTTDASPSRLLTLIDPLLPLGVLTKCINAYAGTDCQTVERAVGNGSLGALGRDTAALLGDLTQGASNWIQSFLDPMRTTGGARSLSSSPWRSESNATHGATQNCESNVDYPEGFEPLRSKILAFVRPTSCPIIRNPFVSPLLAPDDMLRGLPPVHIVASALDALLDDSVMFAKKLRGMGQPVSLTVVEDLPHGFLALTQLAKETDVAATICVDEMRKIFQEENPALRKRPKMEETSQSVDPSG
- the lipea gene encoding lipase, hormone-sensitive a isoform X2 — its product is MQRGRSDSNRNIKEEEDADMDYKVVFAALETVCEDNISFLCGSDLPYGAVAKRLVTCMRQIQEHGRALEPVVGSFTTVFHHYDLDAETPGNGYRTLVKVLLSCLMHIIHKGRYIASNYNSAFFRADHNASEMEAYCSALCQLRALVHLAQQLINENECGQLYSLQDGDLSGRFVQEYSSMHKACFYGRCLGFQFSPTLRPFLQTVVISMVTYGETYGKQQSGLGLAALSLLTSGKYVIDPELRGAEFERITQNLDMQFWKSFWNLTESGLLAGFSRIASTPVQVNFTLTVPPVTLRLPLASDPSLTATVSPPIAHWGPGPVHMRLISCELREGQESEELLAYSRDTPPPVTTSHLPWVQKQPRSPWLLIHFHGGGFVAQTSRSHENYLRTWSKELSVPILSVDYSLSPEAPFPRALEECFYAYCWALKNCHLLGSTAERVCLAGDSAGGNLCITVSMKAMSSGIRVADGIMAAYPATLLTTDASPSRLLTLIDPLLPLGVLTKCINAYAGTDCQTVERAVGNGSLGALGRDTAALLGDLTQGASNWIQSFLDPMRTTGGARSLSSSPWRSESNATHGATQNCESNVDYPEGFEPLRSKILAFVRPTSCPIIRNPFVSPLLAPDDMLRGLPPVHIVASALDALLDDSVMFAKKLRGMGQPVSLTVVEDLPHGFLALTQLAKETDVAATICVDEMRKIFQEENPALRKRPKMEETSQSVDPSG